Sequence from the Syngnathus acus chromosome 13, fSynAcu1.2, whole genome shotgun sequence genome:
tttgtaaacaaccgccgcgccacgccgcgcggCGCCGTGCCGCGCCGTGCTGCTGacatcacttgaaattcaaattacagtaatcccttgctacatcgcggttcgtttatcgcggtttcacataagtcgctcctcacccaaactatgaaaaaaaacgcgatttatagtccgaaaattacggtaattacaTGTGTTTAACGTCAAATTGTTTGttgtgaaaatggaaaatacagACAAAGCTGTTGGTGGGCCGACGACTTACAAAATATTGTACTACAAATCAATCCATTTGTTCTCATTAGggaggtgagctggagcctttcCCAGCAAACTTTGGCCGAGAGGCGGGGTACATCctggactggtcaccagccaattTCAGGATGCTACAACCAAAATTATAGTCCCTGGTTTGATGCTCAGAAACATCTGCCAACATATATTACAGCATTTCTGAGGACTTTCTAAAGGGTATCGCGGAATTGACTACACACAGGCCTTAATTTCTGTTTACTCAGCATCGTCACAATTTCCAAAAGTGCGCTACTAATTGATACTTGATCGACTACATTAAACTCAATCAAATTGTATGAGGATAATCTAACATTTGCAACATCAGTAAATCATAAATACTTGCAGGACGGATGGACAATGGCAGAATGACATCTGGACAATAGCTGTGTCCCTGATCAATCCAAACAGAACAAAGCTATAAGTGGACCACAGTGAGTCATCACAGAAGGATGTTTTCCATCCCACATTATTGCTTTGGAGCTCAATGCTATCTCCCATTTGACAGCCACATCACTGATGAATAACGGCATCTTTATTCTTTGGCCTTGTTAGGTCTGTAACAttctccgtgtgtgtgtgtgtgtgtgtgtgtgtgtgtgtgtgtgtgtgtgtgtgtgtgtgtgtgtgtgtgtgtgtgtgtgtgtgtgtgtgtgtgtgtgtgtgtgtgtgtgtgtgtgtgtgtgtgtgtgtgtgtgtgtgcgtgtgtgtgcatgtgtgagcgCGCGTGTgggcgtttgtgtgtgtgtgtgcgtgtatatagaggcatatatatatatatatataaaattggGAAAATCTCATCGTACgtccaataaaaataatgtaaattcCCTGCTCATAAACAGCTCCTTGCTCAGAAAAGGATATTATttgtggtgatttttttttcctgccttgTAACAACCTCAGTCGGCTGTTTTCTCACATCACAACACATAAATTGAAACCAGCCATTACAATAAAAGGCCCCCAAAGCTATAACCAAACAGCAAGAAGATGGGACTTTCAATCAAAGCCAAATTGCGCTTGAGTGCAGTATTATCATTATCAGTTTGGCTTCATATCTGATTGATTTGACAAGGTAAATCATAACATTAAAATTGCATGATGCCAAAACAGATAGAAGTTTCCTGAGTTCAATACCGAGTAAGCTGTATCATGCGGAACCATCAATCTGTACTGATTATCTGATACAGGGTCACTTGGATTCAATTGTGGGTGGTGTTGGGGTGGGTGGGGTGTTTGCAGTGTACAGCTCACCAGCACACACATGCTAGTGTAGTTACATTtgggtttttgtgtgtgccaatatttgtgtcattaagGATAATGGATGTGATCATAACCtgacaaatggaaaatgagcTGCCTCATCAATCACTTGCTTTACAGCAGTTCGCTCAAGCCCCAATCTCTCATCTTGCCTTCTGTGAACTCATGAAGCTTGAATCTTTTACTTAAAACTCCATACAGTGGACGCAACGATGAAAATTTCTTTACACGGCTACAGATTTTCTGCAATGCAGTATCGCAGTGTTGTATTCTAACAACCCTCTTTTATTCCATCAGTCATATGCAGCACATCCACCCACACTAAATCgaagataaatatatatgGTGCCCAAATGTCAAGGTCAGTTTAATTTCACTGTTCAGGGGCCAACATGTTGAGATCAAATTTGATGGTTACTCAGCCAAAGGATATCTTATTAATCACTTAAAGGTCAGGGTGACATAGAATGACACAAACCCTTTTATTGATAGAGTACCGGATTGTTAGTGGAGGAAAGCGCAACTGCCAGGTCGCCATTCCACAAATGGCCATTGGGCCGAGCCAGGAGAACTTTAAAATTCCCATTAAAGTGCAACTAATTGGCTGCAAGTATAATTTCCATCTAAAAGCTGTAGCAGAACCGAACATACTTTATCTTCATCATTATCTTAACAGGTCCCAGATGAAGGGACCGCTTCTCTTCACATCTAGCTTGGTGTGTCTTTTTCTTGCTCACCTGTTGTTAACTTGAGATATTAGCCCAGTAAAGCAGCTCTAGAGACACACAAGTGGTTTAGCTGCATGCTATCTGACTGGGCTGGAGGCCTTAAGACTGAAGGCTAAGTGGTAGCGCATATTGAAGAATAATGTCTGGAAAGGAGTGGTTAGGAAAAAATCTAATCTCATCAATATTGTTCCAACAAGCTTTTTTGATGCTTCTCACGGGTTCTAGTTCCAAAGTAAGGCCTGTATATTGCTCATAAAATCATGCAACTATAATTTGCAGAGTGAGATGTTGAAATCTTGTGTTATGGttacattaaaaagaaaaatcaagcaATAGGCTACCACCAATTACACCAAAGAAAATAGTAGAAGGAAAGGGAACCACTCCCACAACCCAGAAATGATGGGAGACAAGCACAAAAAGCAACATGTAGTAAGGCTGAAAGAACTGTTGAACCAGGTTACGCAATCTTTTATCCTGGCTCGAGGCTGACATCTAGTGGCTTGTTTCAAAACCTTGAATCGTGACTTTCATGCGATTATATCGCGCTACCTatacgtgcgtgtgtttgtgtgcgcgtgcgcctGTTTGCGTGCGTCCGATGTTTAAATGCGTGTGCGCGCCTACGCTGCCTGTTGctctttcttttctgttttactTTGAACATTATATTTGAACattatatttttccttttgaacCCTTGAGCGTCAATATCCATTTATGTCCGgtcaatttgatcaaattcTCATCCATTTATGATCTCACACGTTTCAAACGTTTCAAATATAAATGTCTTATCATTCTACCAGGCACAAACATGTGACCGTAGAATGATTCTACTATCAcatttttgatgactttggtTGTCTAAATATCCAAGAATGACCCTCTGGAATCAGATATGGAGTTTAAGGTGGAAAATTAGCATTGAGCTCTTGATGTGGCTTACTGCGAGTAGTAGTTAGTTAGTTTGAATGTGTGAATTGCAGATGATTCAACTGTTTCATATTAATCCGAAAAATTCCTCTAtataatgtgtttgtttgaacaTGCTTTACTTGCTTGTGGTTGTGTGTAAGAGCGGAGCCACATCTGGAAACAATAGAGCAGTAGATGCTGTCACTTTGCTCTTACCTCAGGCTTTTGAGGGAGCCCTTAAATAAACACTCATTCAGTCATAGTAAATTACAGGAAGGTAATCTTAGCTACAGATCCAGATATTTGGAAACCCTCGCCAGTACTTTGCCAGCACTCCcacatctcacacacacacacttaggaGCTAATTTAGTGCATAGCTGGGTTATAGCTAAATGTCATGCCAAACAAAGTCAAACTCTGCACTGGTGCAGTGTGAATGATAAaacatcaatttaaaaaacacataaaaaaagcAGTACCTATTTTGGTTGTTTTATGAtgataacaataaaataataattaataaaaactAAGCCAAACACTGattgtattattgtttatgtGGCCAATTTGAACAGATTGCCAGGGAGATGtgtaagaaaaatatatatacattatcaaaatacaatttaggCCATTATTTTAAGAAGGTGACAATATCTTACTGcactcaattttttttcagcattttaACTGTGTGACAGCCCTAAAATTTGGAGACTCTTAATTCCTATTTAAGACAGCAAAGTTCCAAACACTGCAGAGGatggaataaatattttagtttgtaaTAAAAGTAGGCTATCGTTAAACTTTCAGAATTTCTTGGTGTCTTATCAGACAGGAGGTGGCAGCATTGTTTAACAGGGCACAAAACTCTGGTGGCTTGTACATAAAATGATGCTGTCCTAAAGCGGTATCATTAAcccaatgactttttttctataCTGTAAATTTGTTGCGACGCACATTTAAACAAACACCGAGACGCAAACACCAAACATTTCAGTAACCAAagctttttattcatcttatacaaaaatgtcatttaaataacaaacaactttttaaaattctgtCACTTTGTACAAGGATAAATTATCATTTTCCTATAATACACTGATCTTCTCTCCAGATTATTAAGGCTAAAACCAGCAATGGTGAACTAAACCCAACATTGATTTCTATCTGgggattttgttttctcaaaaAACGTGGCCTGTTTCAAAGTAACTTAACTATTGTCTAACTGTTTCAAACATGGGAGACATAGTGCGGTCATACAGGAGGTGGCCGCCAAAGTTATTAGAAAAGGCAAACTTCATTAGTTCAGGCGGATGGTGGTCAGCGCTTTGCTTAATTCACTTTAGCTCAACGTaatgtttgtttgactttggaaATGTAATCAGCGCGCCAAGGTATGCTGTGCTGGGGACCACTGGTGGCTGCTCCAAGCTTCTCAGGTTCACCACAATATTTAGAAATATCTACAACAAGGTCTCATTTCCCTTGGTAGGCTGAGACACAACCCAAGTCTGTAAACTGATATCCTCGCCTATCTCTGTAGATTGACCTCAAAATACATGTGACAGTATTACAGCAAGGCACTATCTGATTTTCACATTGCATTAATGCTTGTATCATAAGTCCTTGTGCAGTTGAATTCCCAACGTTGGACTCTGGCTTGTACGAGAACTAAATGTGACACACATTACAAATATAATACATTCCAAGACTCACTGAAACGCAAGCGCTTTGTTCGATTGTCGTGCAAACACACGTGTACATTGATGAATGCCGCACTAAGACATGGTGAGTGAGATACTTGTGAATTGATGATTTCCCGATTCTTAAATACATTGAAGGATATTATTTCTGGGAGTAGTTTGATTGTCCAGCCACAATGCACTCCAGACACACGTCACTTGAACATGTTTCTCTTTGTGGAACTTGGATGATTTCATTGACTGTGAAAAGTCAAAGTGGAACTGATATTTCCCCAGAAGTGAGATCACTATACAGTCATAGATATTCTATGGGGAGTGGATTTGATTCCTTCTCTATGTGTTTAAAAAGATAGTTGCATGAGAGCATGTTTTTGCAACTGCTATTTAGTATTGAATGTTGAGTCTTTTGCAAGTGATTGTCCAATAACATTGAATTTTGGCTCATGTTTGGAAAGGGCAGCTTTAATTTCCTGGACTGCCCATTAACCTGTGAGCATATACAGTCCCCGGTTCCCAGGCGACTGCACacataattgaaaaaaaagtagggTCTATAAACATAACAGAGCCTTCTAGACGAAGAGGTCGAGCTTCTCCCAAGTGAATTGCTCCTATAAGCAACTTCAGATTTCAGGTTTCGCAATTTagtaaaatataatttgatATTGTTGCCCTCCTTGACAGTTCTCAGACAGAAGGCcagaaaacaatgacaactgGTTATTCTGTTTACATACAGTAGTTTTCCCTGATTTACTGAAGTCTTCAAATAATTGATGCTCGATGGAGTCATTATTGCAGCATCCAAGTAACAAGTGGATTTCTGTGCTTTTGACTTTTCATGCACCAGTCTGCTGTTCAAATTAATGCACTTGTGGCAGGCACAATCACTTCATGTTCTTCATCATAGTGCATTCTTACAGGTTGAAGCCGCTGCCGCCCCCCCAATTTACAAACATCTGCATTGATCAAATAGTGTCAGCAAAAAAACGTTGCTACTACATTATAGGAACGTACGGCTGTTTGACACGTGATTCTAACTCTTGGTCTGGTATGTCTTTTCCATTTCCCATTCCATTTAAAAGAGAAACACACGAGGCACTTTGGGAAACCTCAGGCTGTATCTGGATACCATCTGGACATGGAGTGATCAATGGCCTTCACAGGCCTTTAAGGTAGAGGGGTTATTGTACCCAGCAGGTTCAGTCCCTGCTGCTGAGTAGAAAATTGAGGCAGAGGTAGACGTGGCACTACTAAGCTTATTTTGTTTCCAATTTTCACGGTAATGCTTCAATGCTACCTGCTTTGTCTGTGTTGTTTCTCTTCCATCTCTCCGGGTTCGAAAAGGTCTTTAGAGAGTTCAAGGGGCTACCATTGCTACTAGTTTTTGAACATGTCCACCCTTTTTTCACCGCCTTTCACATCCAGTGGTTTGTAGTACATCCTCCTTTTGTCAGGGTGAGTGTCTGTGAGATAAAGAACCAAGTTCAGTCTTGTCCATTCTTTTTCCTCACACCACTGTCTCGTTGCCCGTCCCCGGTTTAATCCAACCCTTGCCCGGTCCTCGCTTTCCCGCTCGACCTACTCTGCTGTCCTTGAGTAGGCGGGTGGAGCAGCGTTGCCACGTGTGGAGGGTCTTGGCTGACCAGATCCACATGCCCGAGGTGATGCCCACCAGCAGCGACATGAAGATTCGAAGCATCTCTGACGCAACGTACGAGTCTTGCGTGGTGGCTTTGAAATCTCCCCAGTGAGAAAGTTGGTAGAGGTAACAGCCAATCACAGTGGACGCAGGAACTGTGTAAAGCACGGAAAAAACTCCGATCTTCACCATTAAACGCTCAAGCTTGTCTGTCTTGGCGCCATCCTTCTGCAAATTGGAGCGGATCTTGAAAAGTGCGACGAGGCCAGCACAGATGAATAGGGTGCCTACAATTcaacataaaacacattaaattaaataattatatgTAAATAACGTTTGATGCCCTGAAtttcttcaaatatttgtttttgataaAACATTAAACAACACTGCTGTTGTATTATAATTCATGTTAAATAAAACTGGAGTTAAAAAAGGAACTTATTGGGGCCTTCTCACACTTTACTTACCTATAAGAAGGTAGGTTGCTAGCGGTGCCACTACAAAGCCCGTGAGCGCCTCCTGCTGGAGGTTGCCTACATAGCATAGCCCAGTCAGATCGTCAGCATCCACCAATCTCATTATGAGAATGACAATAGTTTTAACAGCTGGGATGGCCCAAGCCGCTATGTGGAAGTAGGAGCTGTGCATTTCAATAGCCTCATGGCCCCATTTTAATCCCGCAGCCAAGAACCACGTCAGGGTCAGGATCACCCACCTGAATCGAGAAGAGAAAATCAAACGATGCATGATTGTATATGTCTACAGTGTAAATACAGATAGGGCCATTCTGTGTTATTCTTCATGGCGGCAGATAGTAAAGGGTTACACAACAGATGGCGGTGTCATATTTTAGGCCAGAATGAAGTCCTTCGGGTTTACTTTTCCTGGAAAGGGGAAATCAaggacaaaaaccaaaaggaaGACTTTGTGCTGTGTTTTTCCAAGAGTCGCACAAATGGATTGTGAAAAGTGGCCTCGTTCCACTGGTGGTGTTTATACGTGTGAATTTATCCATTAAGTGCAGGCGTTATGGGACAGGATGGCCCGATTTTAAAACAGGATGCTCGTCTCGCGTTCCAATTATTGTTCAACATGAGATGGTTTGCGCGTGTGCACTAACCAAAGAGAGGAGGCCATGCCAAAGAAGTAGAGCAGGAGGAAGACGATGGCACAGCCGGTGCTCTTTAGTCCTTCCTGCACTAGAATAGGAACTTCGGTGGCATCCAGGTCACATGACACACGTTCCCGACCCAGAGTCAACCGGACCTGAGgtggagataaaaataaatgattaaacCGGAAAGCaattgcaaaacaatttttttcattcttgacCTTTCTACGGTTATGGCAAAACAAGACCAAGAAATTTTGTTATGTTCATGGAAAGAGCACATTGGAGAAAAACATGAACTAAATTAGTCTTTGACAGTGGCTGTGGGTGACTAAAAGAGGGAATTGTTTAAGCTTAATGACCGATTATCCACATGGATACCAATGCGAGGTACAGCTGCCCGGCcagttgttttaaatacactgCCTTCCCAAATGAACTAAATGTACTCTGTAAGCACTGACCTCTGCCAAGGCTGAACAATAATACGAGATATGGTAAATTCCTCCCTTCAAGCCCGGTGGCGACTGAGACGTCATATGGAGGAGAAATGGAACGATTGAAAGAGGGAATTGTTTTTCTATTGCACACATTCTTTTCCCACTAATACTTTTCATATGTTACATTCAATTGTGTCCCGTTACTGTAGACTGGGTCTTAATGCAAATTTACAGTCGCATGCATCTGCCAACATTGTCCATCATGGTAACTCTGGGCCGTTCCGCAGTCTTCCACATACTTGTATGAgaatttattgcatttttgaatCATGCAGGTGCCAAGTATTTTCAGTGAAATAAAATTTCTGGGGAAATTGTGTGcgaatgctggaaaaaaaaatggaatcatgTGGTATGATactaaatcaaatgaaatcaaattcaaTGATATGAAATGACATAGCGTGAAATAGAGTGATAAAAAGTACGTTAGTGGAAAATGTGACATGATACAGAATTACATTGATAACTATGGAATGAGTGGAATGGTATTGAAAGATAAGGAATGATGTGCATTTATTTGGAATGATTTTGCTAAAGTAAAGAAGTCAACCTAtatatacgcacacacacagagaaatTACTCACCAGGTATGCAACACTGTACAAATTGCAGCACATGGACAGGAAGATGATGGGCCTCTCAGGGTAGGAGAATCGTTGGGAATCCAACAGAAAGGTCAGGACTGTTAAAGTGGTGGACAGAAAGCACAACACAGCCCAAACTGCCATCCAGGCATCCGTGAACACTTTGGCCCCACGCCTGTAGAGCCCGCTGTCGTAGCCACACTGGAGTGCACAGCTGTCTGTCTGCTTCAGCCAGGTGTACTGGTCGGCCGCAGATCCCAAGGCCTGGCACTTCTCCTGGTGCGGAGGATGGCGGTAATATGGCGGATCATCATCCGCTGGGCCCTCCATGCACATGTGATTGTGGTCATTCTGAGGCGGGAATTGGCTGCAGTTGAGCGCCTGCTTagggaacaaaatgaaaaatacatattaTCATGATTAGGCTCCTACTGACTTACTTTCTCAAGCACTGTGATTGATATATTTGCAGTATATACGTGAAGGCTGTTGACTTACATCGGGCCACTTGAAACCAAACTCCTGAAGCACTGGCTCGCATTTTCTCTTGACAGATAAACACATGCTGCCACATGGTCCGATAGGAATTGGCACTTTGTCCGTGCACATTGGCACATAGACCGAGCACAGGAAGaactaaagaaaaaacaaaaaacaaattgctaGTTACTGTTGGAGATTGGGTAtcaatttttttctcctcaaaaCTGATCCAAGGAATGCAGCAAAAAATGGTGCTAATTCCttgcaaaaaaagtgaatctTATGACACCATGGATTTATTTCTAATAAAGTCAATTATGACTTTGGCATAGAAATTGAATGTACTATTACCATAGAAGGCCATATAAACACAGGCTTGTTTTGATATCTGCTCTGTACCCCATTGCATCATCCAAAACCATTGCATCATGTCTATTCGTTGCAGGTCAACATTTCCACTTATAATAGCACAAACAACTTGGGTCAAGAAACCAGAGCCAGCATCAACCTGCTGCAAGGTTAGACACACAACTCTGCGTCTCCTAAAAACAACCCGAGGAGTAAACACAAGGGGCATGAGCCATGTAATGCTGCATAATCCCCCCTTAATCCAAGGCTCAATTTTCTGTGCCATGGCAACTGTTTTGAAATAGATCGATAAATCCGGGTttcaaagacattttcaaGAATGGAGTTGAAGTTGCATTTTATCGTTTCAGATGGTTATGATGTGACCTCGTTAAGGGGTCCAAAAGGTTAGCATTTAAGTTCTTTTAAAGATTTTTCAGTTTCTTGTGAGGGAGTGAAATGTCACTTTAATGAAGTATACATG
This genomic interval carries:
- the fzd4 gene encoding frizzled-4 isoform X2; translated protein: MQRMMVSLTRAVLLLLSGLLAAPCEVRGFGDEVEEITCDPIRISMCQGLGYNVTKMPNHVGNVLQSDAELQLNTFTPLIQYGCSSQLKFFLCSVYVPMCTDKVPIPIGPCGSMCLSVKRKCEPVLQEFGFKWPDALNCSQFPPQNDHNHMCMEGPADDDPPYYRHPPHQEKCQALGSAADQYTWLKQTDSCALQCGYDSGLYRRGAKVFTDAWMAVWAVLCFLSTTLTVLTFLLDSQRFSYPERPIIFLSMCCNLYSVAYLVRLTLGRERVSCDLDATEVPILVQEGLKSTGCAIVFLLLYFFGMASSLWWVILTLTWFLAAGLKWGHEAIEMHSSYFHIAAWAIPAVKTIVILIMRLVDADDLTGLCYVGNLQQEALTGFVVAPLATYLLIGTLFICAGLVALFKIRSNLQKDGAKTDKLERLMVKIGVFSVLYTVPASTVIGCYLYQLSHWGDFKATTQDSYVASEMLRIFMSLLVGITSGMWIWSAKTLHTWQRCSTRLLKDSRVGRAGKRGPGKGWIKPGTGNETVV
- the fzd4 gene encoding frizzled-4 isoform X1; translated protein: MQRMMVSLTRAVLLLLSGLLAAPCEVRGFGDEVEEITCDPIRISMCQGLGYNVTKMPNHVGNVLQSDAELQLNTFTPLIQYGCSSQLKFFLCSVYVPMCTDKVPIPIGPCGSMCLSVKRKCEPVLQEFGFKWPDQALNCSQFPPQNDHNHMCMEGPADDDPPYYRHPPHQEKCQALGSAADQYTWLKQTDSCALQCGYDSGLYRRGAKVFTDAWMAVWAVLCFLSTTLTVLTFLLDSQRFSYPERPIIFLSMCCNLYSVAYLVRLTLGRERVSCDLDATEVPILVQEGLKSTGCAIVFLLLYFFGMASSLWWVILTLTWFLAAGLKWGHEAIEMHSSYFHIAAWAIPAVKTIVILIMRLVDADDLTGLCYVGNLQQEALTGFVVAPLATYLLIGTLFICAGLVALFKIRSNLQKDGAKTDKLERLMVKIGVFSVLYTVPASTVIGCYLYQLSHWGDFKATTQDSYVASEMLRIFMSLLVGITSGMWIWSAKTLHTWQRCSTRLLKDSRVGRAGKRGPGKGWIKPGTGNETVV